TCAAtactcaaatttttatttttccccacCAATTGAACCATTTTGCATCCCAATTGCGCGATCAAAAACAATTCACGGCtttttttctggacaaaaacggcTCTAGGatgattttttcccaaaaagtctcgggttgcagaaaaatcttttgagactgagtcgacgtttctaGAATTtatcgtgacatgatagaactttcaattttgaaatcagatttaaatttgcggttaatttcactccggtgcatttttagcgtgacttagacTATCGGGTAGCTTGTGGAACTTTTTAgagcaaatgacccatggtcgattttctttgagccacaatgaacctattcaacacattggtgactcttggtcatagtgaaaatctcgagatttcaaatatggacacaaggtaccaaaacgatagaaaaatcaaactagtgccgatcgataagaattttgcaatttagtgggatcaccCACGTCTAACCACTCATCTCAGTTGAACTAatctatctttgatctctaatcAGTTTATGTttatgccgtaatgatctcggtagatgaacacggtcgagcagccAATTCTGGTCGAATCCTCAaatctatttgccttaaaatccttaatggcttctttagatagtctagttatctcatgaatgatcagttctgagaataacactataggcacgtcgatgaaataCTCGttttattgaattgaaagtaGAGTCGAAAATATAGGATGTCACAGTTACACAACCGGATATTATGTATGTGACAAGTCTACTATCACGATTTATGCCAAGTCCTAgtcaaattcattttggagTTGCCAAGAGAATTCTCAGATATTTACGAGGAACTATAGATTACGACATTTGGTATCGCCCAAGTGCAAACGCCAAGCTCATTGGCTACATTGATAGTGATTGGGTAGGTTCAACTGATGATAGGAGAAGTACACTAGCTATGCATTCACACTAGGTTCTGGAATATTCTCATGGGCATTCAAAAAACAAGACTCAGTGGCACAGTCTACGGCAAAAACTGAATACATCGCAGCTACTATGACCGCCagtcaagcaatatggcttctaagaattctagaagacattggagaagCACAGACGGAATCAACTTCGATACTTTGTGACAATAAGTCCGCGATTATTATATCAAAGAATCCAGTATTCCATGGAAGAACCAAACATATCGACATTAAATATCACTTCATACGAGAGACACAAACTAATGAAGAGATCGAGCTGAAATATTGCAAAATTGAAGGACAAATAGCGGACATCTTCACTAAAGCACTATAATGAACCAAGTTCAAGACATTGTGGGAAATGCTTGAAGTAACACGAAATTGGATCAAGAAGTGTTAAATTATTGATCtaatttctagaaacttcaagattgaCATTAGctagaaaagacaagaaaaatccttaaaaaagaaaatctagcttAGGTGGCAAAGAAAAGTGTAGAAGCACAAATGCAGAAGTCTCTAGAAGAAGAGTGGCTAAACTATAATCTAGAATTTCCTAAATGAAGCTTACATAGACAACATTCTAcaaaatctagaatgttgtattTAGTCGGTGGAgcaccctataaataggaaggAGGGGAGAGCGTAGTAGACCAACAAATGTAAGCAAGCTCCTCCCCTTCCCTTTGTActataatcaataataaaaaagttcttGTTTTTTCCCTTGTGCTTCTCTTCTAACACTCCCTTGCACACACATTAACACACATTTTAGCAAAAATACTAACAACTTTCTAGAGATTGGTTAAGTCGAAGTGTTATGAAAGTAGGCGAATTTCCTATTTGTGATCCGCAAAAGGGCTACTAGGGATGTCTCTACAACCGCCATGAACATGGAGCAGCGATGCACTGTGCATTTGCACGGGCGACACACTGCAAATGAGTGTCTATTCATCAGCAATATGGCGTGTCTAACCCATAATTTTGGGACTTCTCGAACTTAACTGCACATCCTTCTGGTTGGATGCGCTCGACAAAACCAGTGAGGGTCTCTTCATTCTGCAAGGTATGGGTTAAGTTGGTCTCGCATGCTCATTGTGATTCTTCGCAAGCCCATATCGTAACATGGTCATCTATGCAAGATTCATGGTATGAGTCACAGACCAACTTAACATACGTCGTTCGCTTCAAGAGCACAGGGACAGTAGAATACTAgatctcatatcatcatcaacCAAAGTAAAGAACAATAATAATAACTGCATAACCAATCAGAAATACTGGAAAAGGCTAGTGCTACGTGGAATCCTTAAATGGGCGAGATGTCGCAGAACTACGACCCCCTAATAATAACCCTTAAGCTAGAGTAGCCTATATTCCACATAATGGAAGTGATACCAACTGAATGATAGCAATAGAGATGATGTTATGCTGAGGAGATTGCTTGATCAGGGACTAGATGAGTGGGGTGGGAAAAGGAAAGGGATGGCGGCGGGAAATCTTTTGGGAGCTCAGGGATGGTAGGCAATAGCTTCGGCAACTCCGAAACATCCAGTACTTCAGGTACCTTTGGGACCTCGGGCATCGGCAGCAGAGGCAACTCGGGCTTTGGTAAGGTCGGGACTTCAGGTTTCGGCAGAGGTGCCGACTTAGGCAAAGTCGCGATCGTGGGAGCTGGAGGTAGCTTAGGCTTGGGAAGCTTGGGAATCTCAGGCAAGCCTACGTCAAGAAGGAGACGGGAAGCGAGGACTCCGACTTCATCGCTAGTTACGGACAACAGGGCTAGGAGCAAGAGAGGCTGTAAAGTGAATTTCTTGCAACAGGCCATCTTCGTTGCTTTCGACTCAAAACCTCTTGAAGATTGAAGTTGTTTACTAAGTCTAATTTGCAAGTCAAGCTGATACTTTAGGCTGTTATTATACCAAAATGAGTTGTAAAAATTATTGTGTGGCACACATGATATCATTAATTGATGagttaataaatatttaatgctaaaatatattgattatatGAAGTTACGACTCTAGTGAAAGGATTCGGTCCTCGTTGGGAAGAGGTGCAACTCTTATGGAAATTCAAATACGTTTTGAagtattttattctttatcagACAGAATACCTTTAAAATTTTGtctttactttaattttgtTTAGATAAGCCAAGTATCTTTGGCCCCAAAATCTGGACTAGAACAAACAAAAATTTCGAGACCTGTTTGCGGACTACTGCAACCCTACATAGCCTGGTTTAGTCCAGACTAGTTCGGCCCTTTTTTACACCCCTAATTATACTGCTATAACCACAACGATGTCTTACCTTCCATTGTTGATTAGTGGATGGTATATTTTGAATCGGTTTGGACATCAGAGTTTATTCGAAATGGAAGAAAAGGTGAAATCAAACATAACCAAAGCTATAATTGGAATAGAGTAACCAAaccttcctttctcttttttcctttcttaggCGAATATATTTGATTTAATACAAAACTAATTGTTCTCTTCCTTCTGCACATCAGGAAGAAACCAAATCATAGACTCTCAAGAAGTCACAAATCGTAGATCCAATCAAAATGAAACATTTAAGCTGCTTCAGATTAGAGAAGACGGCCCACTTCAAAtctaaagaaaaagatcatTAGAAAATTGATAGACAGCACAGGTTGGTTTCGAATTTTTGTTAATGAATTACTTTTCCCTGGAAAATTTCTCTCATCACTAACTCCCGGCACCGTCCACATCGACATTCTCCTTCACCGCCCGCTCTCTATTACTTACGTCGCTGACTATAAACTGTGCCTAGATATCAGAATCTAGTACTTGTCGATAATAGGAAGCGATGCTAAAGGAATTCATTAGTAGTACTAAGATCAGCTCAAACTTGATGCATTGCCCAACTCAGAGATTTTAGAAATCTCTGATCTGTCCGAACTTTTAAGTTCTTGAAGGAGAAATCAACGAGAAGACACGTATTCTTGCTAGATTCCGCAAGTCAGGTCCCATAGCATGAGTTGCCAATTTCCGATATATAAATGACTAACCAAAAGCTGATGATCGCAATCCCTTTACGGGATCACAACAGATATGTTGCAGTATTCAAGAGTTTGCATCTGTCCCTACTAATTCCTTTAATACAGGCTGCCATCCAACGTCAGTATGAAAATGCCCTATGGTTGTGCTCTTCAGACAGTGAAAAGCTTGCGATTCTAGCAACTTTACAAGGCTATAAATCAACAAGTTACATTACATGGAGGAGCGGGGTACCGCTGGTAAACAAGCCAACTTTTGGCTTCATCAGCAGTTTTTGGCTGGTAAACAAGCTAACTTAGCCTACCTAATATACTCTTACAATCATCTTATTCAAGCAAATTGACATATCGAAGATGTCTTTCTGCTGGAAACCTAGTGCAAACTAAGAAGGGATCGATGATGTTTGAGCTCAGCGTGGTATGGTTTTGACTTTTCGAATCTGGTTTTAATCTCTACTCCTTTGTATCTGCAGGCGATGTACCGACTCCACAAAGTTCCTGCAGGTAGatagtcaaaataaattttcagctTACATATTTTCGCTCAACTCTACATAACATTCTATGGCCAGTGAATCCAATGTCAATTGCATAATTGCTTTCTTAAGCAAAGCTACGTGCTTATGGACTAATTCCATGGAAGGTGATGGTGATCTTCGGGGGTGAAAATTGACATTGGCAGTGAATGTCTATCGGAAGAAAGTACTTTCTCCATAAGCATTACAGAATCGAAAACAGTTAATCGTGCTAAACGACCACCCTAGTTTTCCGTAAACACATACTTGCCGCAATTCATGTCCACTccgaaaatgaaatttattcaaCCTGCTCGTATTTTTTCTAATGAATACCACCTATTTTTCTCTATGAGGTGCCCTTCCATGAGTTTGAACAATTAAACGACAATAAATTAGAGCTGAGAAGGATGATGGACATACAGCCATGGAAGATCTCCAGCCAAGAGCCAGTCTCCTTCTTTGTCCTGGTAAGTTAGGGTGTAGCTGGCATGATCTTTGAAGTCATCTCTGTTGTCTGAGCAAGCACAATGACTGATTTTAGTGATTTGTGTTGTCTTGTAGGAAATCTAAGGTAGCACAACGTAGTATTAGATTGTTGGGACGATGTTTGCTTACATCTCGAGAACATGGCAATCAAGGCGCCTTTAAGACTGTTATAAGACCGGTAGGTCCGCAAGTTGATCTTCCTTACGATGGCCACTCCTTCCATTTTCACCTTCACGAACATGTTATGATCGGGTTCGCCGTTTTCTTTCTGGGCATGATGGACATTCTCGTAATGATCCTGGTGTGGTGGGCGCTGCCCGTGCACGAACTCCTTCCTCCAGGACTTGATGGGTGGCCACCCCAGAACCTGATCATCGTCATCAGCTCCTTCACTATACCTAAACCTGAAAAATTACGCACACAACAGTGATTTTCACTTCCAACGAATATTGATATTGCGAGTGATAACTGTTTTCTCCATCAACGATAGTGAGAATATAAGATTAGGATTGGCTAGGCACCACATACTTGTTCATAGAACAAGAAAACTTGCTGCGCTTCGCACTCAGGTCGTCGTCCTCGTTCGGCCCGCTGCTCCATGCCAGCAACTGCAATTTCCCTGAGGAGTATTCTCCAAATGCTTCTCCATGACACCTTTTGTTGTCGACCCACTTCTTGTACGAGCCTTCATGATCTTTCGGCTCGGACGCTTTGGCAGGGTCATGAATTGGGAGAGCTAAACCGAGTTGAAGATCCATAGCTTAGAGGTATCTGATGAACCCCCCaaacatgaaaaaagaacaaagaaaaaagctgCGAGATCTATTGAAATGGTGATAATGTGGGAGCTGAAAGGGCGCACATATTCGGTGGCTCAAAGCGAAATGTAAAAGTATTTGTAAGGGATAGAGCAAAAGGTGACGGTGACAGGGCGGTGTGTCtgggaggaagaagggaaggtTGGGACAACATTGAAGTTGGGTCGGCCAAAAGGCCAGCAGTGATGTGGACAGCTGAGGAAAAATCGAGAGATCGCATCAGAATGGCAAGTCTTCATGGAGTTGTCTTTGTGTCcccgcaactctctctctctttccccatcCTCGTGTGGAAAAAAGAACTTATTGCCGTCGCTTTTACCGTGATGCGTTGGGAAGCGCAGAATGTTGGGCAAGATACACGCTCCGAAGCTGAAGCAACTTGAAGAGATACATTGCAGCTTCTTGAAATGATAAACGGTGTTATAAGCTGTACCAAACAGAttcctctctttattttttctgtaaTTAAGAAGGCTTTCATTCTCGGAGACTAATTCCACGGGACTAGTGTAGGCATCATGGCCCTTACAGCTAATGGCACAGTTTCAACATCATCGGGAATGTGATAGACAATAACAATGTCAATGGATCCTTCAATCCCCATCTTTTCAGCTAGTCTGCACGTTAATTGGCTTCCCTGTAGATATGATCGATCCTGTAATCTCTGAGCCACCACAGCAACTCCGTGCGATCAAGCAATAGCTAGCAAATCAGCATCTTTGTTACGTTCGTGCCACGGATTTGCAGAATCTGATCAACCCATGTCCCCTTTCGTAAGGGAGTATTCCTCCTGCACTAGTTCTGTCGACATCTGCACAACCAACTTATCTACCACTCCTCCAATAGTTATTTCTGCGTGAGATTAGTATGATTACtgctaactattctaaaagtttcagCTGACAAACTAAAAAAAGTTAAGTCATTAAATAGTTCGGGACTATTAACGTCACTAGTGTCTCGTCAATGTCTCGCCAATACCATGACACCCGGAGGCCTATCAAACAAATACACTTCCAAGAAATGCTTGGATTACTATACCAAACTCGCTTGGTGACATTTATGTGGAAATTTAGAGTACCCATATGATGCACGATTTCAGAAGCTATTGAGATTGGCTCCACTTCTTGGTTGAATCTACTACTATTAGCTCCACTTCTTGGTTGAATCTACTACTAGTATGATGAGTAGGGCAAATGACAATATgatagaaagagagaagatgcaTGTGCTAAGTAGGTCTGAAAGATTTCTTGTCTGGTAATTATCCTATCGTTTGTTGGGGTCAATCATGTTGTAAAACAGGGAACATCTACTTCTTAATGTAAATACATTGATCTCAAAATCTTGATTAATTCTAATTCATTACGTTTTTGGGTAAATCTTATGCGGTCAAATGATTACTTCGAGAAGGCATcatctattttcttcctaggAAATTATGAAGAGGAGGAGATGGAAAAGTCCGTGAATTATGGTAGGATTTGACAAGACCCCCCCTCAccatattttcttcattaaacATGCTTTAGGGTCTGTCTCCTGACTTTTAAGGGCTCTTTACAAATTAGAGCACCCTCAAGTCTTGATCACTGTAGATAATAATgattaataataattaagtCAACAAATTTGCCATTTCACGTTTTCCCACTCGCCCCTTTTCTTTGACCGGCCTCACCAAGCCATCATTTCTATAGTCGAATTCCCTCTAAAGTTCCTGCAGAAACACCCCTCAAGATGAGCTTAATTAGCTTGAATCAGAGCACAAATCGATCTTTGTTTAGGGTTCTTGAGTGAGTCCTACGTGCAATCATAAGGGGTGATGTCCGTACCATATGCCCGACCAAACAAATCTTGGATCTTTGTGATAATTCCGTCTGACAAGAGAGCTGAACAGCACGAGCTGTTCTTGTGTTTTCATTGACGGGTCCGACATGTCGGCACATACCCGTCAAATGCATCTTCACGGATGTTTCAGCAACCGTTCAAGATCGCCATGATGGAATTTGGTGCCGAGACATTCCCTTGATCGTTCTTGATTACATATTGTGTGACTCATTAGACCGTAACCCTAATGGAATCTCTTCATTATTATTCTGGTTAGAATAGTGAAAGATTGTTCTGTCTGAACTTAGTTGTGTGCTCTCTCGGCTCAAAAAATTAAGGCAAGATAAAGTTGGAGAGCGGTTGCTCAGGAATCGATTTCAAGGGGAAGCTGGACCACCTGATCCAGATATCAATGAATGCGGCAGGTGGCCGATCCGGACAATCCATGCGTCGACACAGGACAATGCACTTATGAACCTCGAAGAGGAGGCAGCGTATCGCTTTTTGCTAATATTGAGCAAAACGAAATTACCACCGTCGAGAACGTAGGATCTGACGGCTCCGACCATCCGGTCCGTCCTTAACTCGGGTCAAGCTGAAATGTCCCTTACGTAAACTCCAAAGGTTTCATCGTTAAGGGGACTTTATTCTTCGGAAAAGCAAGAGGCAGGATGTGGCAATGCGTTCAGAACTTGTTCAGGATCGCTCAGTGGTTGTGGAGCTATGTGGGGCTTGAGACTGCAGGGAGCAGTGATTGAACTGGAATGGCTTGTGAAGTTAACGTGGAGGCAAGCGTCATGGGTGTCATGAGGCATTGGCAACAAGATTCGCCCCCGGGTACTTGGCACGATCAGTCTCATCCATATCCACCCACTTATAATTCACTTGGAAGGGGGGGACAAAACATGTACATACATTCATACTTTACTGTAAATAATCCGACAAGTGCTAAACACCAACGTTCATATTTGATATATTAAGCAACGCGACAGGTTATGAATCGACGTTTAAGTAGACTGCGATTGACATCTCATAAAAGCATGCCACGTTATGTAGTAGTATATTGATTTTTAtggattgtcttcactctctcttTATGGCTAGACATCACAAGTTCGAACTTCATCGAGTATGACTCGCTTTAAGCTACAGTCCAAATTTCCAATTTGATCTTTTTGCGAGCTTTTGAGTTAGACAGGGGCATTTGTAAGAAATTCAACAATCTAATGCCCGTACATTAGAATTTAGAGTACttgagattgaattgaaatcACATACTTGGTTTGACTGATTACTGCCGTCGAATCGATTAACGCGGATGAAGCCATACGAATTTGGGACTAGGTCTTCATTTCCTTCTCCTCCCTTAGATATTCTTGGTGGATAAATTGTAAGTATATAGAATAAGGAGGGGAAGTGGGCTGTAATCTATTTATAGCATATAATCCTAACAGGCTCATCCATCAGGGGTCACTATTAAAATACGAGCATACACTAGTAACGTCTCACTACTTTGATACCGAAAATCGAGATGTGCTAAGACCAATGTAAAATGATTGCACGACTGTATTCAGGCAATCCGACATTGtcctatatattttatttactttatataacaacttatttttcacaaaccaaAATACCATTCCATCAGTGTTGGCTCAACTATTATAagaatttccaacaatttttctatCGGGGTCGATTTGGACGAATTATTTCCTGCAAGTGGTTGCAAGGTTAGCTGTACGTGATAGAAAGTTTCAGGGGAAACACACTCGTGGCTATGTGAATGAGTTGTCATTGTCCCGGTTGGGGGCATGCATCTACTTTTCTGACGCCTTAAATCAACTGAAAGCGTGGTTGTGTCAATCCTCTAACGGTCCTTTTCGTCTAGCAATTGGCTCAACTTGAGAGGGATTCCATAAGAATTTGTTCCAGGACGTAAAGTTCGCGAGAGCCCATCATGCTGGTGGCGGTCTGCAGCTCCACTGGGAATCTGCTTGTGTaaaatcccatcattttcatcgaGTTCTAAGGGTGGCGGTGgtagaggaggtggaggaggaggtagTAAACAAGCGGTAGATCATTGCCAAAAGGAAATGGGATCTCCTATCTATCATTATTTGTGTGTTTCCATATAATGTCTTCCGATCATTTCAGCTGTTGATCCATAATGATGGAAATAGTTCTTTATAACAAAATATATTGACAGTGGAGATTGCTAAGAAGCTAAGAAGATCCTCATTCAAATCATGAAGAGATAACGATGGAGCTCATAA
This genomic stretch from Eucalyptus grandis isolate ANBG69807.140 chromosome 3, ASM1654582v1, whole genome shotgun sequence harbors:
- the LOC104437026 gene encoding auxin-induced protein 22D, coding for MDLQLGLALPIHDPAKASEPKDHEGSYKKWVDNKRCHGEAFGEYSSGKLQLLAWSSGPNEDDDLSAKRSKFSCSMNKFRYSEGADDDDQVLGWPPIKSWRKEFVHGQRPPHQDHYENVHHAQKENGEPDHNMFVKVKMEGVAIVRKINLRTYRSYNSLKGALIAMFSRYNRDDFKDHASYTLTYQDKEGDWLLAGDLPWLNFVESVHRLQIQRSRD